The Zobellia alginiliquefaciens genome contains a region encoding:
- a CDS encoding acyl-CoA dehydrogenase family protein, with protein sequence MQSMYFTEEHQLFRESLRDFLKKEVVPHIDKWEASGTIEPFIWEKFGEMGYFGLATSEKYGGLGLDLFYTVIFLEELQRVNSGGFAAAMWAHAYLAMTHLNKNANDEQKKAYLMPSVNGEKIGCLGVTEPFGGSDVAGMRTTAVKEGDNYIINGSKTFITNGVYGDYCILAAKTDPSAGNKGISIIIVDLKSEGVSASKLNKLGWRASDTAELAFDNVKVPVSNLMGDEGKGFSFIMEAFALERLVMGINAHARAEYALEYALQYMSERETFGKSINQYQALRHKFVDLHADMEICKQYNYGVVYKMDKGEYVVREATISKLKSTEMADKVAYDCLQFLGGYGYIEDYPMARMFRDSRLGPIGGGTSEILKEIIAKIVIDKKEYRMPKG encoded by the coding sequence ATGCAAAGCATGTACTTTACGGAAGAACATCAATTATTCAGAGAGAGTCTCCGGGATTTTTTAAAGAAAGAAGTAGTACCTCATATTGATAAATGGGAAGCGTCAGGAACAATTGAGCCTTTCATTTGGGAGAAATTTGGTGAAATGGGTTATTTTGGCCTTGCTACCTCCGAAAAGTATGGGGGATTGGGGTTGGACCTTTTTTATACCGTGATATTTCTGGAGGAGCTTCAAAGAGTGAATTCGGGTGGTTTTGCCGCGGCAATGTGGGCGCATGCATATTTGGCAATGACGCATTTGAACAAGAATGCAAATGATGAGCAGAAAAAGGCGTATTTGATGCCTAGTGTAAATGGAGAGAAAATAGGGTGTTTAGGTGTTACGGAGCCATTTGGTGGTAGTGATGTCGCCGGTATGAGGACAACAGCTGTAAAAGAAGGCGACAATTATATAATTAATGGATCCAAAACATTTATTACAAATGGTGTGTACGGAGACTATTGTATTCTGGCTGCAAAGACGGATCCATCCGCAGGGAACAAAGGTATAAGTATCATTATAGTGGATTTAAAAAGTGAAGGTGTCTCTGCAAGTAAGTTAAATAAGTTAGGTTGGAGGGCATCGGATACGGCAGAACTTGCTTTTGATAATGTTAAGGTTCCTGTTAGTAATTTAATGGGGGATGAGGGAAAAGGCTTTTCCTTTATAATGGAAGCTTTTGCTTTGGAGCGTTTGGTTATGGGAATAAATGCCCATGCTAGGGCGGAATATGCTTTAGAATATGCATTGCAATATATGTCCGAGCGGGAAACTTTCGGTAAGTCTATAAATCAATACCAGGCCCTGCGCCATAAGTTTGTTGATCTTCATGCAGATATGGAAATATGCAAGCAATATAATTATGGGGTAGTTTATAAGATGGATAAAGGCGAATATGTTGTTCGGGAAGCTACTATTTCAAAATTGAAGTCTACTGAAATGGCAGATAAAGTAGCTTACGATTGTTTGCAATTCTTGGGTGGGTACGGGTATATAGAGGATTACCCTATGGCACGTATGTTCAGGGATAGTCGTTTGGGTCCAATAGGTGGAGGAACTTCAGAAATACTAAAAGAAATCATTGCAAAAATCGTTATTGATAAAAAAGAATACAGAATGCCAAAAGGGTAG
- a CDS encoding tyrosine-type recombinase/integrase: protein MSLDSFISYLALEKNYSAHTVTAYKRDLEAFGEFCDQNYDCKNIDAVAYSFVRSWIVSLVDSGVSNRSVNRKMASLKAYYRFLQNIGAIKVNPLAKHKALKTSKKIEVPFSEAEMEEVLSQINFGDDFEGVRDRLIIELFYTTGMRRAELINLKMIDVDFSQHLLKVLGKRNKERVVPLLPSVEILLRAYLKEREALLEITDKTHVFLLKSGNKLYENLVYRLINKYFSEVSSKVKKSPHILRHTFATHLLNKGADMNSVKELLGHASLASTQVYTHNSIAELKKVHASAHPRGKK, encoded by the coding sequence ATGTCATTGGATTCCTTTATATCGTATCTGGCTTTGGAAAAGAATTATTCTGCCCATACGGTAACCGCATATAAAAGAGATTTAGAGGCGTTTGGTGAGTTTTGTGACCAGAATTATGATTGTAAGAATATTGATGCTGTGGCGTACAGCTTTGTTAGGAGTTGGATCGTGAGCTTGGTAGATTCCGGGGTGTCCAACCGATCGGTTAATAGAAAGATGGCCTCGTTAAAGGCGTATTATAGATTTCTTCAAAATATTGGAGCTATAAAGGTGAATCCTTTAGCGAAACATAAAGCCCTGAAAACATCAAAAAAAATCGAAGTTCCTTTTTCGGAAGCGGAAATGGAGGAAGTGCTTTCTCAAATTAACTTCGGAGATGATTTTGAAGGGGTTAGGGACAGGCTCATTATTGAGTTGTTTTATACTACAGGTATGCGTAGAGCGGAACTTATAAATTTAAAGATGATAGATGTTGATTTCTCGCAACATCTTTTGAAGGTTTTGGGAAAGCGTAATAAAGAACGTGTGGTGCCCTTATTGCCTTCTGTTGAAATCCTTTTGAGAGCATATCTGAAGGAAAGAGAAGCGCTATTGGAGATAACGGATAAAACCCATGTCTTTTTATTGAAATCAGGCAATAAACTGTATGAAAACCTTGTTTATCGATTAATAAATAAGTATTTTAGTGAGGTGTCGTCTAAGGTTAAAAAGAGTCCCCATATCTTAAGACATACTTTTGCGACCCATCTGTTGAATAAAGGGGCGGATATGAATTCTGTAAAAGAATTGCTGGGTCATGCGAGCTTGGCATCCACACAAGTATATACACACAATAGTATAGCAGAATTAAAAAAGGTACATGCCAGTGCACACCCTAGGGGTAAAAAGTAG
- the rpsU gene encoding 30S ribosomal protein S21 → MLIIPVKEGENIDRALKRFKRKFDKTGTMRRLRKRQQFTKPSVERRAQIQKAEYIQGLRDKEEI, encoded by the coding sequence ATGTTAATTATACCAGTAAAAGAAGGAGAAAACATCGATCGGGCTTTGAAACGTTTCAAGCGTAAATTCGATAAAACGGGTACGATGCGCAGATTGCGTAAGCGTCAACAATTCACAAAACCTTCCGTTGAGCGCAGAGCGCAGATACAGAAAGCAGAATACATTCAAGGTTTAAGAGATAAAGAAGAAATTTAA